In the genome of Nonomuraea sp. NBC_00507, the window TCTCGTCGTCGACCACCACGACGGGCTTGCCGTTGCGGATGTCCTCGATCGCCCGCTCGATCGGGTCGAGCTTGATCTCGCTCATGGCGCCACTACCTCCGTCACGGCCAGCGGGGAGGACCGGTATTCGCGCAGCCACTTCACGAAACCGATGAGGACCAGGACGAAGAACACGCCAAAGACGGATCCGGAGACCACCAGGCCCGAGCTGAACATCAGCGGCACCCCGACCAGGTCAACGGCCACCCACACGATCCAGAAGTCCACCAGCGCGCGGCCCTGGGCCCAGGTGGCCACGGCGCTGCCGACGAAGATGTAGGCGTCGGCGGCCACCAGGAAGGCGCCCTTCGGCAGGGGCTCGTGCGCGCCCCACGACAGGCCGGTGGCGAAGAACAGCAACCCGACCACCGCCGTGCCCAGCAGCGTGAGGGCGATCAGCAGCAACCGCTCCATCGGCTCGGCGGGCCTGATGGGCAGTTGCCTGCCGTTCTGCGTGCCGCGCCGCCACGCCCACCAGCCGTAGATCGCCAGGCCAGCGAACATGGCTTGCTTGAGCGCGTTCCCGGTGATCTGCGCATTGATCGAGGCGATGAACAGCAGCACCGAGCCGGTGAACTGCACCGGCCACGTCCATATCGATTTCCGCATGGCGAGCAGGACCGTGGACAGCGCGGCGATGTTGCCGATCAGGTCCGTCCAGAGCACGTGTGTGCCGAATACGGTGAATCCGGCGTTCGCCCAGTTCACTGTCTGGCCACCAGCCTTTCCACATACTTCGCGATCACGTCGACCTCGATGTTCACCATGTCGCCCACCTGGCGTTCGCCCATGGTGGTGAGCTTCAGCGTGGTCGGGATGAGGCTCACGCCGAAGCTGTCGTCATCAACCGTCGTCACCGTCAGGCTGATTCCGTCGATCGCGATCGAGCCCTTCTCCGCGACGTAGCGGCTCAGCGGCTCCGGCAGAGAGAAACGCAGGTCGTCCCAGCTGTCGCCGGGCTCGCGGGACAGCAGCACGGCGGTGCCGTCCACATGGCCCTGCACGATGTGGCCGCCGAGGCGCTGGTCGGCGCGTACGGCCCGCTCCAGGTTCACCGGCGAACCCTCGGTGAGGCCGCCCAGGGAGCTGCGGTCCAGCGACTCCTTGATCACGTCGACTGTGAAGACGTCGCCCTCGGTCTTCACGACGGTGAGGCACACGCCGTTGACCGCGATCGAGTCGCCGTGCCGCGCGTCGGAGGTGACGATCGGGCCGCGCACCGCCAGCAGGGCGCCGCCGCCGGCCCGGTCGATGGCGACGACCTCGCCTTTTTCCTCAATGATTCCGGTGAACATCACTGCTCCCTGCCTGGTTGTGCGATAGGCCGGGCGATTAGCCGTACATCCGGCCCAATGGGGGAAATTTCGTCAAATGTCAGTCGGTGCATGTGGCCGATCGTCCCCACCCCGGCCGCACCGAGCGCGGACCGCCCGGAGCCGAGCAACGCGGGCGCGAGGTAGGCGACCACGCGGTCGGCCAGGCCCTGCCGCAGGAACGCTCCGGCGAGCGTCGGCCCGCCTTCCAGAAACACGCTGACGACCTCGCGCGCGGCCAGCTCACGGAGGAGAGCCTGCAGGTCCAGGCCGTCGCCGTGACGGGGCAGGCGCAAGAGGCCGGCTTTGAGATCGGTCGTGATGTCGTCGGCGACCGCGATCAGCGTCGGCGCCGCGTCGTCGAGGACCTTGGCGTCCGGCGGAGTCCTGCCCTCGGTGTCGACGACGACCCGCAGCGGAGCCCGGACACCCGCTCCATCGCCGGCGTGCGCGCCACCCCAGGAATCGGCATGTGCGCCAGAGCCGACGTCCAAGCCTGAGCCGGCACCGGCCGCACGGCCGGCGTTCGGACTCGCCGCACGACCGGCGTCCGGACTCGCCGCACGACCGGCGTCCGGACTCGCCGCACGACCGGCGTTCGGAGGGGAGCCGGCGTTCGCGGCGAGACGGGGGTCGGCGGCGGGGCGGGCGGTGAGGCGGGGGTCGTCGGACAGGACCGTGCCGATGCCCGCCACGATCGCGTCCGCGGCCGCCCGCCACAGGTGCACGTCGGCCCGCGCCTCCGGTGAGGTGATCCACTGGCTGGTCCCGTCCTCGGCGGCCGACCTGCCGTCGAGGGTGGCGGCGAACTTCCAGGTCACGTGAGAGCGCCCGAGCCGCGCGTAGGTGAGCCACTCCTCGTTGACCCGCTCGGCCGCGCTCTCCAGAACACCCATCGTCACGGCGACCCCGCCGGTCCGCAGCCGCGCGGCGCCGCCCGCCGCCTTCGGACTGGGGTCGGCGACCGCGACCACCACCCGCGCGATTCCCGCGTCGAGCAGCGCGCGACTGCACGGACCCGTCCGGCCGGTGTGGTCGCAGGGCTCGAGCGTCACGTACGCGGTGCCGCCTTTGGCCCGCTCTCCCGCCTGCGCCAGCGCCACGACCTCGGCGTGCGGCCCGCCGGCGTACACGTGGAACCCCTCGCCGGCCACCGCGCCGCCGGCGTCCACCACGACGCAGCCCACGACGGGGTTGGGGCTGGTGGTGCCGTGTCCGTGCCCGGCCAGCGCGACGGCGCGCGCCATGTGCGCGGCGTCCTGCTCGGGTATCTCCACCCGGGTCTCCTACTCGCCAGTAGCTCCAAGCCACGGCGGGCCCCGGGGGACTCGAGTGGTGCACGAATGCACCACAGAAGGCATCCGGCAGATATGCCGGACACCTCGCGCGCTACCTCCCATCCGGACTTTAACCGTCGGTCCCGGAATTTCACCGGGTCAACCGGCCGATGGCATCGGCCGGGTCGCGGACTATCACCGCCGGTTCGGAGTTTCACCGACCCCGGAGCACGCTAGCTTTCTTCCGCTATCAGTGTGCCATGCCCGAAACAACGGACGCGACCACCCCCACCGTTTTAACCAAGCGTCCGCTTCAGGCCGCCGTCAGCCGGTGCGCGCGGCGGGCCGCCGGGGAGTAGCGGACCTGGGCGGGGACCAGTCCGAGCCCGGTGTGCAGGGTACGCAGCGTCGCGGTCGCCCACAGGTCGCCGACAGGCGTGGCGGGCAGCCCGTACAGTCTCCTCGCCCAGCGCGGCAGCGTGGCGAAGGCGAGGATCATCAGCGCGGGCACGGCGGGCTTGAGCGGCAGCAGCAGGCGCGGGAGCGGCGCGTTGAGCGACAGGCGCAGCGGATGGGCGGCCTCGGGTACGAAACGCAGCCCGGGACGCGCGGCCTCGATGTAGTCGTGCAGCTCGGCCACCGAGCCGGGCACGTCCGCGCCGTCCAGCCCGACGACCTCGGCGGCCCGCCGCCACTCGTGGACGAAGGCGTCCGCCTCGTCGTCGGTCAGCCGCACGCCCGCCCGCCGGGCGACGGACAGGTAGGAGTCGACCTCGCCGACGTGCACCCAGCGCAGCGCCTCCGGCTCGTCCAGGCGGAACGTGGTGCCGGTGTCCGGATCGTAGGCGGTCAGCCGGGCGTGGATCTTGCGGACCCGGCGGCCCGCCTTTTCGACCTCGGCGCGGGTCCCGTACGTGCGGACGCGGACGAACTCGGTGGTGCGCACGAAGCGCGACCACGCCTCGTTCGGATCCATGAGCGCGGAGTTCTGCAGCACTCCGCGCATCGCCCGCGGATGGAGCCCCTGCATGAGCAGAGCCCGGATGCCGCCCACCAGAAGGATGGGCTCCCCCATCACCCGCCACGTCACCGAACCAGGGCCGAAGATCCCATGGTCGCCCATAAGTGGATAGTTACCCAGTTCGGGGATGATGTTAACGAACTGCTACGTTTTCACGCCATGGCGCGGGTGGCGGCGGCACGCAGCGCGTCGATGGCGGCCACCGGGTCGGAGGCGCCGTAGACGGCGCTGCCCGCCACGAACACGTCGGCGCCCGCCTCGGCGCACCGCCCGATGGTCTCGGCGTCCACTCCCCCGTCCACCTGCAGCCAGATGGCGCCGCCGTGTCGCTGGACGAGCGCCCGCGCGCGGCGGATCTTCGGCAGCACCACGTCGAGGAACTTCTGCCCGCCGAACCCGGGCTCGACGGTCATCAGCAGCAGCATGTCGATCTCGCCGAACAGATCCTCGTAGGGCTCGACGGCGGTGGCCGGGTTGAGCGCGAGCCCGGCCCGCGCACCGAGGGAGCGGATCTCGCGCAGCGTGCGGATGGGGGCCCTGGCCGCCTCGGCGTGGATGGTCACGCTGCCCGCCCCGGCCTCCGCGTACTGCGGCGCCCAGCGGTCGGGATCAGCGATCATGAGATGGCAGTCGAGCGGCGTCGCGGTCGCCTTGCGCAACGCCTCGACCACGGGCAGCCCGAGGGTGAGGTTGGGCACGAAGTG includes:
- a CDS encoding riboflavin synthase; its protein translation is MFTGIIEEKGEVVAIDRAGGGALLAVRGPIVTSDARHGDSIAVNGVCLTVVKTEGDVFTVDVIKESLDRSSLGGLTEGSPVNLERAVRADQRLGGHIVQGHVDGTAVLLSREPGDSWDDLRFSLPEPLSRYVAEKGSIAIDGISLTVTTVDDDSFGVSLIPTTLKLTTMGERQVGDMVNIEVDVIAKYVERLVARQ
- the rpe gene encoding ribulose-phosphate 3-epimerase, with product MAVQISPSILAADFARLADEAAAVPNADWLHVDVMDYHFVPNLTLGLPVVEALRKATATPLDCHLMIADPDRWAPQYAEAGAGSVTIHAEAARAPIRTLREIRSLGARAGLALNPATAVEPYEDLFGEIDMLLLMTVEPGFGGQKFLDVVLPKIRRARALVQRHGGAIWLQVDGGVDAETIGRCAEAGADVFVAGSAVYGASDPVAAIDALRAAATRAMA
- a CDS encoding nicotinamide mononucleotide transporter family protein; its protein translation is MNWANAGFTVFGTHVLWTDLIGNIAALSTVLLAMRKSIWTWPVQFTGSVLLFIASINAQITGNALKQAMFAGLAIYGWWAWRRGTQNGRQLPIRPAEPMERLLLIALTLLGTAVVGLLFFATGLSWGAHEPLPKGAFLVAADAYIFVGSAVATWAQGRALVDFWIVWVAVDLVGVPLMFSSGLVVSGSVFGVFFVLVLIGFVKWLREYRSSPLAVTEVVAP
- the ribD gene encoding bifunctional diaminohydroxyphosphoribosylaminopyrimidine deaminase/5-amino-6-(5-phosphoribosylamino)uracil reductase RibD, producing MEIPEQDAAHMARAVALAGHGHGTTSPNPVVGCVVVDAGGAVAGEGFHVYAGGPHAEVVALAQAGERAKGGTAYVTLEPCDHTGRTGPCSRALLDAGIARVVVAVADPSPKAAGGAARLRTGGVAVTMGVLESAAERVNEEWLTYARLGRSHVTWKFAATLDGRSAAEDGTSQWITSPEARADVHLWRAAADAIVAGIGTVLSDDPRLTARPAADPRLAANAGSPPNAGRAASPDAGRAASPDAGRAASPNAGRAAGAGSGLDVGSGAHADSWGGAHAGDGAGVRAPLRVVVDTEGRTPPDAKVLDDAAPTLIAVADDITTDLKAGLLRLPRHGDGLDLQALLRELAAREVVSVFLEGGPTLAGAFLRQGLADRVVAYLAPALLGSGRSALGAAGVGTIGHMHRLTFDEISPIGPDVRLIARPIAQPGREQ
- a CDS encoding oxygenase MpaB family protein, whose amino-acid sequence is MGDHGIFGPGSVTWRVMGEPILLVGGIRALLMQGLHPRAMRGVLQNSALMDPNEAWSRFVRTTEFVRVRTYGTRAEVEKAGRRVRKIHARLTAYDPDTGTTFRLDEPEALRWVHVGEVDSYLSVARRAGVRLTDDEADAFVHEWRRAAEVVGLDGADVPGSVAELHDYIEAARPGLRFVPEAAHPLRLSLNAPLPRLLLPLKPAVPALMILAFATLPRWARRLYGLPATPVGDLWATATLRTLHTGLGLVPAQVRYSPAARRAHRLTAA